The nucleotide window CGATCAACTTGCCGCTTCTAAACTTTGGACTGCAATTGGGGAAAAAGTCGGGAAGATAACAGTTAATAATCAAACTGGCATCGAGGCTCTCAGCTATTATTTCGGCTTAAAAAAACTAATTGAAGAATACGGTTTAGATGGAATATGTATAAAATGTTACCCACGATATATGGGAAAAATTTGCCTGGCCTATTCGCTCCTAGCCGAAGAGGAGATTGTTGGTGGCTGTGAAGGAGATGTCAATAATACTGTAACCATGAAAATCCTTTTTAATTTAACCGGAAAACCGGTTCACAATACTGATTTCCTATATCCAGATCCAATTTCACAAACAGTTTTATTTTCCCATTGCGGTTCAGGAGGTTTTAGTATTGCAAATGATCCTGCTCAAATAGAGCTTTCACCAGTTCGTTTGCTCAATCAGGGAGTGTGTGCTTTATTTCCAGCGCGGATAGGTGTTGTCACTCTGGTTAACTTAGTAGGAAGGAGGGGAACTTTTCGAATGTCAGCACTAACCGGAGAGGCAATAGAGTGTGGGATGGAATTTCCTGGAAATCCTCTAAAAGTGCGCTTCCAACGTTCTTTGGAAGATTTGAATGAAGAAATTGCATCTCAAGGGATTGGACATCATTGGATGGCTGGTTATGGTGATGTTCGTAAGGAGCTTGAATTTTTCTGTTCATTGAATAAGATCCAATATTATTCACTGTAAGGTGAAGGAGTGGGTATTTTTTAAAATTTGTTAGGTGTTAAATATATTTAAATATTTTTTAAACAGGAGGGATAATCAATGTTTAAGCAGAAGTTTTTTTCTCTTTTTTTAGCTATTGTCTTTGTTGCAGTCAGTTTATTATTTAGCTTAGCTTATGCCCAGGAAACTTTGAACATTCTTTGTTTCCAAGGTTACACCGAAGATGTTTGGGTTAAGGAATTTGAAAGACTAACTGGCGTAAAAGTAAATGCTACTTATTCTGGCATGGTTGAAGAAATGTTCACCAAAGCTGCGGCTGGTGGTGGGCAGTATGACTTAGTCACCATTGATTGCGGTTCAGTTCAAAGATATTACGAGAATAATCTTCTCCAGCCAATCGATTTGAGCAAAATTTCTAATTGGGAAAAGGTAAGCCAAAAATTCAAAGATATTGACTTCACAGTATTTGATGGAAAGCCGTATCATGTTTCATTCGTTTGGGGTTCGAATAATGTTGTTTACAATAAAGATGCCGTGGGTGAATTACCCACTACCTGGTCAGTCTTATGGGACCCCAAATACAAAGGTCAAGTTTCAATCACCGATGAAGCGAATAACAATGTTGTTGTTGCAGCTATAGCTCTCGGTTTCCCCGATCCCTACAATCTCACTGAAGATCAATTTAAGCAAGTGAAGGAAAAATTGATAGAAATTAAAAGAAACTTGCGTACTCTGACCGTTGGATTTGATTCAGAGAAAAGTGTTCTTGGTTCTGGTGAAACCAATCTAAGCGTATCTGGTTATGATTCTGGTCTGATCCTCTATCTCCGAGACGAACTGAAAATGAACGTTGGTCGCCTTACTCCAAAAGAAGGCATTTATGTATGGGCTGATGGCTGGGTTATTTTAAAAGATTCAAAAAATCCTGATCTAGCCCATAAGTGGATTGACTTCATGTTATCTGATTTTGCCCAAAAAGAACTGGCTAAGTATATGGGATTTGGAGCAGTTACTTCTGCAGCCAAAGAAGTTATTGACCCTGATATTGTTAAAATGTGCAACTATGACGATATAGATAATGTTCCAGTTCCGGTCTTTTTAATGAAAAGCCCAGAGGATTTTGAAGCTCGGGTGAACCTCTGGAACGAAGTCAAGGCTACTCAGTAAACATTTAAAAGGGTAGGGGGAACAGTGAAAATTATCTGATTCATTTTCACTGTTCCCGTCTTTAGTTTTTTAGCAAATATTTCATTGCTTTTTAAATTGGTCAATTAAAAATTGATCAATTTAATGAATTGAGATCTATTGGAAAATTGTGGGATTGTGTAAAAATAAATTCTTAAATTAATAAACCAAACATTTCCCAATCGAGGTTTAGAATGAACAACCATGAGACAGAAATACAACTCATTCAGATTACTAAGAAATTTGGTAATTTTACTGCGGTTCAAAATGTCAATTTAGAGATCCATCATGGAGAGTTTTTCTCTTTACTTGGACCTTCTGGCTGTGGTAAAACCACCACATTACGAATGATCGCTGGCCTTGAAGAGCCTACTGAAGGACAAATTTGCTTAGCTGGAGAAGATGTTACTTATAAACCTGCGTATTTGCGCAACGTGAACACGGTCTTCCAGGATTATGCTCTTTTTCCTCATATGACCGTTGAAGAAAATATCCATTTCCCATTGAAAATGAAAAAGGTGAAATATTCCAGCGCTCGGACAATGATTGAAGAAGCTCTTTCTTTGGTAAATATGACCGGGTTTGGCAAACGTTATCCTCAACAACTTTCCGGTGGACAACGTCAGCGAATCGCCTTGGCACGGTCGCTGGTCAATCGTCCTCGCGCACTTTTACTCGACGAACCCTTGGGGGCTTTAGATTTTAAACTTCGAATTGCTATGCAAAAAGTTCTAAAAGATATTCAAAAAAATGTGGATATCACCTTTATTTATGTAACTCACGATCAAACTGAAGCAATCACCATGTCGGATCGAATCTGTGTCATGAAAGACGGATTAATCCACCAAATTGGTACTCCTGATGAAATTTACAATTCTCCTGCATCCACTTTTGTTGCCAGTTTTATTGGTGATATGAACTTTCTTGAAGGTCAAGTAGTCCAAAAAGGAGAAAATTCAATCACTATCGATGTGGATGGCAAACCGATTCTCAGCACGCGTTTTAAAGGAAGTTTTTCAAAAGGAGATTCAGTTGTTGCCTGCATTCGGCCGGAAAAAATATGTTTAGATAAAGT belongs to Candidatus Atribacteria bacterium ADurb.Bin276 and includes:
- the potD gene encoding Spermidine/putrescine-binding periplasmic protein precursor — translated: MFKQKFFSLFLAIVFVAVSLLFSLAYAQETLNILCFQGYTEDVWVKEFERLTGVKVNATYSGMVEEMFTKAAAGGGQYDLVTIDCGSVQRYYENNLLQPIDLSKISNWEKVSQKFKDIDFTVFDGKPYHVSFVWGSNNVVYNKDAVGELPTTWSVLWDPKYKGQVSITDEANNNVVVAAIALGFPDPYNLTEDQFKQVKEKLIEIKRNLRTLTVGFDSEKSVLGSGETNLSVSGYDSGLILYLRDELKMNVGRLTPKEGIYVWADGWVILKDSKNPDLAHKWIDFMLSDFAQKELAKYMGFGAVTSAAKEVIDPDIVKMCNYDDIDNVPVPVFLMKSPEDFEARVNLWNEVKATQ
- the potA gene encoding Spermidine/putrescine import ATP-binding protein PotA, whose amino-acid sequence is MNNHETEIQLIQITKKFGNFTAVQNVNLEIHHGEFFSLLGPSGCGKTTTLRMIAGLEEPTEGQICLAGEDVTYKPAYLRNVNTVFQDYALFPHMTVEENIHFPLKMKKVKYSSARTMIEEALSLVNMTGFGKRYPQQLSGGQRQRIALARSLVNRPRALLLDEPLGALDFKLRIAMQKVLKDIQKNVDITFIYVTHDQTEAITMSDRICVMKDGLIHQIGTPDEIYNSPASTFVASFIGDMNFLEGQVVQKGENSITIDVDGKPILSTRFKGSFSKGDSVVACIRPEKICLDKVCDSEFQNKFENHFQAAIHRIVFRGTDYEITLKFGQSEIRLIESASDFNDKKIGDQLFIGFQKDDVITYLKECKKVCDYETNLDN